The DNA window TCGTCAGGTGCCATACATCATCTCCACGGTCAATGTGAACGGCGTTCGGGCGGCGACGGGGAAGACGGGCAAGGGGATGCTCGAGTGGCTGGCGGCCACCGAGGCCGACGTCATCTGCCTGCAGGAGACGCGGGCAACCGATGAGCAAACGCGCGCCGCGCTCGCGCCCGCGCTGGATGCGGGCTGGTATCTGACGCATGCGGAGCCGGGAGCGAAGGGGCGGGCCGGGGTCGGCATTCTGTCGCGCCGCGAACCGCGCGCGGTGCGCATCGGGATCGGGAGCCGGCAGGACGGTGCCTGGCGGCCGAGCGCCGAATTCGCCGCAAGTGGACGCTACGTCGAGGCCGAATTCGACGAACTGACCGTGGCCAGCGTGTATGTGCACACCGGCGAGGCCGATACGCCGATGCAGGACGAGAAGTACCGGTTCCTGAACGCGATCGGCGCCCATATGAAGGCGCAGACCAGCGATTTCGTGATCTGTGGCGACTGGAATGTCGCGCATACCGAACTCGACATCAAGAACTGGAAGGGCAACCTGAAGAACTCCGGCTTCCTGCCCGACGAGCGGGCCTGGATCGACGATATGCTCACCGCCGGATATGTGGACGTGGTGCGCAGCCTGCATCCGGGTATCCCCGGTCCGTACAGCTGGTGGTCCTACCGCGGTCGCGCCTACGACAACGACGCGGGGTGGCGCATCGACTACCACCTGGCGCGCGGCGAGGTGGCCGCCCGGGCCAAACAGGCCGTGGTCGAGCGGGCCGACACCTACGCGCAGCGCTGGTCCGACCATGCGCCGGTCACGGTGCAGTACCGATGAGGTCCGGGCCGACGATGATTCTCGGCAGTGCCGGGGATCGCGGCGCAGGATCGACGAACCTCGCGCCGAAGACAGTCCATACCCGCGCCGGATATGGTGCGGTCACGTTCGGGAACGCAGTGGAGTACTGATGAACTTGACGTCGAAGCGGGTCCGCTCTTTTGCCGTATTGGGCGTGGCCTTGCTGGCGCTCGTTATCGCGGTGCTCGTGTCGCGCGGGGGCGGGGACAGCAAACCCGTTGCGGCTTCGGTCACTTCGACCGCTCGCAGCACCAGCGCGGCGGTCCCGGCGCGCGGACCGGCCGCGACCACCGCGCCCGCGACGAACCGAGCTCCTGGTGTACCGGATCGCGCCTACGTGACCCTGGTCGAGATCGATGCGGGTCGCTGGCCGGATTCGGCGAACGCGCCGGGCACCAAAGGCGGCGACACCTGGATGAACCGCGCGGGGACCCTGGCCGCCAAGGATTCGGCGGGCAAACCCATCACCTACCAGGAATGGGATGTGAATCCGAAGCAGCGCAACCGTTCTCGTGACGCCGAACGCATCGTCACCGGCAGCGACGGTTCCGCCTGGTACACCGGTGACCACTACGAAACCTTCACGAGGATGCGCTGATGACCCGGTCGATTCCGTTATCGCAGTTCCTTGCTCGCCCTGAACCACGCCGGTCCGCCGCCCCGGCGTCCGGAGCTGCCGCGCGCGCACTGGGCGCTCTCCCGGTCGACGCCCCGACACTCAGTGGTGTGCGCTACGACGCCCCGTCCGGCTACGCCGTTCGCGAGTTGCGCGGCACCAAGATGCGCACGACCGCAGGGGTATTCGACGAATTCGCCGCCGCCTTCCAATTCCCGTACTACTTCGGCGAGAACAAGGACGCGTTCGACGAATGTCTGCGCGACCTCGATGATTTCGTCGGCCCCGCCACCGGATACGTTGCCGTGATCCGCGATTCGGCCGATCTGCTCGCCGATGAGCCCGCCGCGCGCGACTGGTTCACCGACACCATCGGCGAAGCCGCCGAATACTGGTCCAAGAAGGGCATCCCCTTCCGCGTCGTCCTGCAGGGGGAACCTGATGACAACGCGGTCCCCCTGAGCCCCTGAGCCGCCTCGAATACGCTGTCGCTCAGGTGAGGCGGCGGGCCAGATCCTCGCCGAGCAGCACGAATACATCCGTGGTGTGCTCGATCAGCTCGTCGCGGGTGAGTGGCAGATCGCCCTGGAGCCAGGCGGTCAGGGTTTGGACCAGTCCGCCGACGAGGTAGGTGGCACGGAAGTCGATGGTGGGCTCCGGATCCGGATCGGTGACGCCGTAGAAGTCGATGCCCTCGGCGGCGACCAGCCGGGCGAACACCCGCACCGTCTGATTCGTGCGAGCCCGCAGTTCCGGCGTCGCCATGCCCGCGACCAGTGCGACGTGCGCCTTGCGCGGATCGTCGGTGAGCAGATGAATGCCGGCGGAGATCGCGGCATGTGCTTTGGATCGGGTATCCGCCGGGGCGGTGTGCAGCGCTGCGACGATTGTTCCGGCCAACTCCTCGGCGATCCCGTCGACGAGCGCGCCGAGCACCGCGTCCCGGCTGTCGAAGCTCTCGTAGTAATACCGCTCGTTGAGTCCGGCCTGCGCGCACAGCCCGGAGACGGTGAGCTTGGCAATGCCCTGGGTGCCGATGATCTCCAGCGCGGCGTCCAGTAGCGCCGCGCGCCGCTGCGCCCGGCGCTCATCCGCGGAGACGCCGCCATACGTCCGCTGCGCCGGCCCACCCGTCATCCGACCATCACCCCCGCGGAATCGGTCCGTGATGCTGGCCGACTCGTCGCCCGACCACCGCTCCCCGTGGACTCGCTACGTGATGCTGGCCGACTCGTTGCCCGACCACCGCTCCCCGTGGAGTCGCTACGTGATGCTGGCCGACTCGTTGCCCGACCACCGCTCCCCGTGGAGTCGCTACGTGATGCTGGCCGACTCGTTGCCCGACCACCGCTCCCCGTGGAGTCGCTACGTGATGCTGGCCGACTCGTCGCCCGACCACCGCTCCCCGTGGAGTCGCTACGTGATGCTGGCCGACTCGTCGCCCGACCACCGCTCCCCGTGGACTCGCTACGCGATGCTGTCACATTGCGATTCTGGCACGGGTGCGGTTGCGGCCGAACGGATCGCGGTCCGATGCGGTCGTTGGACGCGCCCGGATCCAGCCCGGACAATATCTGGCAGACACTATTGCCAGATCACTAATTCTGGGGGATTCTATTGCCAGATGCTGTAGATCCCGGCGTGCGCCGGGATGGCGGGCAGTCCGGATCACCGCTGCCCGTTGACCCGACGGCACGCGCTCAACGAGGAGGCAGCGATGTCCGAGCCCGGCTACTTCGCCGACAATTCGATGGCCCGACGGGTCATGAGCAAGCGTGCGGTGGGTCTCACCTACGGTCAGCGCGCCCTGGTCATCGGCGCCGTGCACCCGCTGCTCTATGTCGGAACAGCCGAGAACACCGAGCATCGGATGACCCCGTACACCCGACTCGCGTTGACCGGCAAGCTCTTCGAGGCCGTCTTCCTCGGCACCAAGGACGAGGCGGATCGGGCGCTGGCCTTCACCGCCAAGAAGCATGCGAAGGTGGCCGGTGCACTGCCCGAGGACGCGGGTGCACACCACCCGGCGGGCACCGGCTACTCCGCGTTCGACCCGCATTTGATGTACATGACCATGGCGTTCGCCTTCGACTCCGCCGAGGTGATGCACGATCTGCTGGTTCGCCCGCTGACCGACGGCGAGCGCGAGGGCCTGTACCAGGACTACGTCCGCTGGGCCGAGCTGTTCGGCATGCCGCGTGCGGCCGCGCCCGGCAGCTACCGGCTGTTCCGCACATCCTTCGACGCCTACCTCGCCTCGGATGAGCTGTTCCTCACCGATGAGGCCCGGCTGGTCGGCTCGTATCTCGCCGGGCAGCGCGTGCCCTATCCGCAGCGCAGACCGCTGCGGCAGGTCGCCTCCGCATTCTTCCTGCTGGTGCAGGGCAGTCTGCCGCCGCGGATCCGCGCGATGTACGAGATGCGCTGGGGACTGCCCGAGCAGCTCGCGTACCGTGCGCTGGCACGGGGCGTGCGCACCGCGCATATCGCGCCGCCGCTGGTACCGCCGGTGCTGCGCGGCACGCTGGCCGGGCCGAGTGCGCCGGTGTACCGGCTCGTGTCCAAGCGCGAACACGAACTTCTCGGCACCGGTCGCCCGAGCATGCCCGGCGTCGACCCGCGCAACTGGGCGGCGCGTAATTCAGCTTGAGGGGCGTGCGAAGATCGGGATATGTCCAGTCCTGCTCAGACGACCCCGGCCGCTGAACGCAAACAGCGGGTGCTGTCCGGGATCCAGCCCACCAGCTCGTCCTTTCATCTCGGCAACTACCTTGGGGCGCTGCAGTACTGGGTGACCATGCAGGACGATTACGACGCGCTCTACTTCATCCCGGACATGCACGCGATCACCGTGCCCCAGGATCCGAAGGAACTGCGCGCCCGCACCAAGGCGGCCGCCGCGCAGCTGCTCGCGATCGGCATCGATCCCAAGCGGTCCACCCTGTTCGTGCAGAGTCAGGTGCCCGAGCACGCCGAGCTGACCTGGGTGCTCAGCTGCATCACCGGATTCGGCGAGGCCAGCCGGATGACTCAGTTCAAGGACAAGTCGGTCAAACAGGGCGCGGAGAACGCGAGCGTCGGGCTGTTCACCTATCCGGTGCTGATGGCCGCGGACATCCTGCTCTATCGCCCGCATCAGGTGCCGGTCGGCGAGGATCAGCGCCAGCATCTGGAGCTGACCCGAAATCTGGCCCAGCGCTTCAACACTCGGTTCAAGAAGACGTTCGTGGTGCCGGAGGCGCATATCGTCAAGGGCACCGCGAAGATCTACGATCTGCAGGACCCGACCTCGAAGATGAGCAAGTCGGCGTCCACCGATGCCGGTCTGATCAACCTGCTCGACGATCCGAAGATCACCGCCAAGAAGATTCGCTCCGCGGTCACCGATACCGAGCGTGAGATCCGCTACGACCCGGAAGCAAAGCCGGGGGTCAGCAATCTGCTGGTGATCCTCAGTTCGCTGAGCGGTACACCGATCGTCACGCTGGAACGCGACTATGCGGGTAAGGGTTACGGCGAGCTGAAGTCCGACGTCGCCGACGCACTGGTCGAATTTGTCACGCCGTTGCGGACGAAGGTGGAAGAGTACCTGGCGGACCAGGGTGAACTCGACCGCATTCTCGCCGCCGGTGCCGAGCGGGCGCGTGAGATCGCCGGCAACACCCTGGCGCAGGTTTACGACCGGGTGGGGTTTTTGGCGCGCTAGCCGGGGAACACCGGTAGCGACCGCTTGCGGATCCACACCGCGGTCTCTGTTGAAGGGGCGTGACAGGTGCAGGTGATCGACAATGTCAAGGCGTCGCTCGAACGGCGGATCCAGTCGCGGCCGTGGCTGGATCATCTGGTGCGGGCGGGTGGGCGGTATCAGCGCCAGCGTGGCGACTACTACGCCGCCGGGATCACGTATTTCACGGTGCTGTCGCTGTTTCCGCTGTTGATGGTCGCCTTCGCGGTCGCTGGGTTCGTACTGTCCGGTCATCCGGATGTGCTGACCGATCTGCAGCACAAGATCGTGGAGAACATTCCGGGATCGCTCGGCACGCAGCTCAACGATCTGATCGATCAGGCGGTGCGCTCGCGCGGCACCGTTGGCACGCTGGGTCTGCTGGTCGGTGTCTACACCGGGCTGGGTTGGATGGCGAATCTGCGTGCGGCGTTGACCGAGCAGTGGGATCAGCAGAGCCCCGAAGGCAACTGGTTCTTCACCAAGCTCTCCGACCTCGGCGCGCTGATCGGGTTGGGGTTGGCGTTCGTGGTTTCCATCGGCCTGTCCGCG is part of the Nocardia sp. NBC_00565 genome and encodes:
- a CDS encoding exodeoxyribonuclease III — encoded protein: MPYIISTVNVNGVRAATGKTGKGMLEWLAATEADVICLQETRATDEQTRAALAPALDAGWYLTHAEPGAKGRAGVGILSRREPRAVRIGIGSRQDGAWRPSAEFAASGRYVEAEFDELTVASVYVHTGEADTPMQDEKYRFLNAIGAHMKAQTSDFVICGDWNVAHTELDIKNWKGNLKNSGFLPDERAWIDDMLTAGYVDVVRSLHPGIPGPYSWWSYRGRAYDNDAGWRIDYHLARGEVAARAKQAVVERADTYAQRWSDHAPVTVQYR
- a CDS encoding ribonuclease domain-containing protein: MNLTSKRVRSFAVLGVALLALVIAVLVSRGGGDSKPVAASVTSTARSTSAAVPARGPAATTAPATNRAPGVPDRAYVTLVEIDAGRWPDSANAPGTKGGDTWMNRAGTLAAKDSAGKPITYQEWDVNPKQRNRSRDAERIVTGSDGSAWYTGDHYETFTRMR
- a CDS encoding barstar family protein, with protein sequence MTRSIPLSQFLARPEPRRSAAPASGAAARALGALPVDAPTLSGVRYDAPSGYAVRELRGTKMRTTAGVFDEFAAAFQFPYYFGENKDAFDECLRDLDDFVGPATGYVAVIRDSADLLADEPAARDWFTDTIGEAAEYWSKKGIPFRVVLQGEPDDNAVPLSP
- a CDS encoding TetR/AcrR family transcriptional regulator, with the protein product MTGGPAQRTYGGVSADERRAQRRAALLDAALEIIGTQGIAKLTVSGLCAQAGLNERYYYESFDSRDAVLGALVDGIAEELAGTIVAALHTAPADTRSKAHAAISAGIHLLTDDPRKAHVALVAGMATPELRARTNQTVRVFARLVAAEGIDFYGVTDPDPEPTIDFRATYLVGGLVQTLTAWLQGDLPLTRDELIEHTTDVFVLLGEDLARRLT
- a CDS encoding oxygenase MpaB family protein, whose amino-acid sequence is MSEPGYFADNSMARRVMSKRAVGLTYGQRALVIGAVHPLLYVGTAENTEHRMTPYTRLALTGKLFEAVFLGTKDEADRALAFTAKKHAKVAGALPEDAGAHHPAGTGYSAFDPHLMYMTMAFAFDSAEVMHDLLVRPLTDGEREGLYQDYVRWAELFGMPRAAAPGSYRLFRTSFDAYLASDELFLTDEARLVGSYLAGQRVPYPQRRPLRQVASAFFLLVQGSLPPRIRAMYEMRWGLPEQLAYRALARGVRTAHIAPPLVPPVLRGTLAGPSAPVYRLVSKREHELLGTGRPSMPGVDPRNWAARNSA
- the trpS gene encoding tryptophan--tRNA ligase, which encodes MSSPAQTTPAAERKQRVLSGIQPTSSSFHLGNYLGALQYWVTMQDDYDALYFIPDMHAITVPQDPKELRARTKAAAAQLLAIGIDPKRSTLFVQSQVPEHAELTWVLSCITGFGEASRMTQFKDKSVKQGAENASVGLFTYPVLMAADILLYRPHQVPVGEDQRQHLELTRNLAQRFNTRFKKTFVVPEAHIVKGTAKIYDLQDPTSKMSKSASTDAGLINLLDDPKITAKKIRSAVTDTEREIRYDPEAKPGVSNLLVILSSLSGTPIVTLERDYAGKGYGELKSDVADALVEFVTPLRTKVEEYLADQGELDRILAAGAERAREIAGNTLAQVYDRVGFLAR